A stretch of the Uranotaenia lowii strain MFRU-FL chromosome 3, ASM2978415v1, whole genome shotgun sequence genome encodes the following:
- the LOC129757509 gene encoding CLIP domain-containing serine protease B4-like, which translates to MAITERLPVLLVLAFWLAGHIQALEQFDECRDGAGARGICVPLRECTQTSHLLMRGNLSDAERDYLKKSSCGKLDSRQAVCCPLAHKLSNRFGAPAALPAIGQCGQTIGTRIVGGGIAMLDDFPWLARIQYYKSNKRFGFHCGGVLINERYVLTAAHCIQSVPSSWVVYKIRLGEYDTENAEDCNYHEPDDCVNAVKDILVAAYYIHDDYYQENGADYNDIALIRMAETVEFTPYIQPICLPSGDLLKKTDAVGTMLTVAGWGQTENKTASRYKMYLAVPEWKNDLCGDAFSSANVDIVESQLCAGGVAGKDSCRGDSGGPLMKIEKVRDKSAWFLKGIVSFGTDKCGTENIPGVYTRINKYIDWIEEYIEE; encoded by the exons ATGGCGATCACCGAAAGGCTACCGGTGCTGTTAGTTCTAGCGTTTTGGCTGGCTGGCCACATACAGGCTC TGGAACAGTTCGATGAATGTCGAGATGGTGCCGGAGCCAGAGGAATCTGCGTTCCATTGAGGGAATGTACCCAGACCAGTCATCTGCTGATGAGAGGCAACCTGAGTGATGCAGAACGGGATTATCTGAAGAAGTCTTCCTGTGGGAAGCTGGATTCTCGTCAAGCCGTCTGCTGTCCGCTGGCTCACAAACTTAGCAATCGTTTCGGGGCACCTGCTGCGCTGCCCGCCATTGGCCAATGCGGACAAACGATCGGTACCCGGATTGTGGGCGGTGGAATCGCCATGCTCGATGATTTTCCCTGGTTGGCGAGGATCCAGTATTACAAAT CAAACAAACGTTTTGGATTCCACTGCGGGGGAGTTTTGATCAACGAGCGCTACGTACTGACGGCTGCTCACTGCATACAAAGCGTACCATCTAGTTGGGTCGT GTACAAAATTCGCCTCGGTGAGTACGATACCGAAAATGCGGAAGATTGCAACTATCACGAGCCGGATGATTGTGTTAATGCTGTGAAAGATATCCTGGTGGCGGCGTATTACATCCATGACGACTATTACCAAGAGAATGGGGCCGACTATAATGACATCGCTTTGATCCGGATGGCGGAAACGGTTGAGTTTACTCCCTACATTCAACCGATATGCCTTCCGAGTGGGGATCTACTGAAAAAGACCGATGCCGTCGGAACGATGCTAACGGTGGCCGGATGGGGTCAAACGGAGAACAAAACCGCAAGCCGGTATAAGATGTACCTGGCAGTTCCGGAATGGAAGAACGATCTTTGCGGGGACGCCTTTAGCAGTGCCAACGTGGACATCGTCGAGAGTCAGCTCTGTGCCGGAGGTGTCGCGGGAAAGGATTCCTGCCGGGGTGATTCCGGTGGACCGCTGATGAAGATCGAAAAGGTTCGCGATAAGTCGGCCTGGTTTTTGAAGGGCATCGTTAGCTTTGGGACTGACAAGTGCGGAACCGAGAACATTCCGGGTGTCTACACTAGAATTAACAAGTATATTGATTGGATTGAGGAATATATAGAAGAATAA